One Nocardia farcinica genomic region harbors:
- the fabG gene encoding 3-oxoacyl-ACP reductase FabG, which produces MSASTSRTAIVTGSARGIGAATARRLAADGFAVAVLDLEESAAGPVVGEIEAAGGRALAVGVDVADEQSVDAAVQRVASELGAPTVLVNNAGITRDNLLFKMSVQDWDAVMNVHLRGSFLMSRATQKYMTEAKWGRIVNLSSTSALGNRGQANYSAAKAGLQGFTKTLAIELGKFGVTVNAIAPGFIETDMTAATAERLGIPFEQFREAAAKQIPVARTGTPEDIAHTVSFLVSEGAGFVSGQVVYVAGGPTA; this is translated from the coding sequence ATGAGCGCATCGACCTCCCGCACCGCCATCGTCACCGGTTCCGCGCGCGGCATCGGCGCCGCGACCGCACGCAGGCTGGCCGCCGACGGCTTCGCGGTCGCCGTCCTGGATCTGGAAGAGTCGGCGGCCGGGCCGGTCGTCGGCGAGATCGAGGCGGCGGGCGGCCGGGCACTGGCCGTCGGCGTCGACGTCGCCGACGAGCAGTCCGTGGACGCCGCGGTGCAGCGGGTGGCGAGCGAGCTCGGCGCGCCGACCGTGCTGGTGAACAACGCCGGTATCACCCGCGACAACCTGTTGTTCAAGATGTCGGTGCAGGACTGGGACGCGGTGATGAACGTGCACCTGCGCGGCTCGTTCCTGATGAGCCGGGCCACCCAGAAGTACATGACCGAGGCGAAGTGGGGCCGCATCGTGAACCTGTCGAGCACCTCGGCGCTGGGTAACCGCGGCCAGGCCAACTACTCCGCCGCCAAGGCGGGCCTGCAGGGCTTCACCAAGACGCTGGCGATCGAGCTCGGCAAGTTCGGCGTCACCGTCAACGCCATCGCCCCCGGCTTCATCGAGACCGACATGACCGCGGCCACCGCCGAGCGGCTGGGAATCCCGTTCGAGCAGTTCCGCGAGGCCGCCGCCAAGCAGATTCCGGTGGCGCGCACCGGCACGCCGGAGGACATCGCGCACACGGTGTCGTTCCTGGTGAGCGAGGGTGCGGGCTTCGTCTCCGGCCAGGTCGTCTACGTGGCGGGCGGCCCCACGGCCTGA
- a CDS encoding QsdR family transcriptional regulator, with product MTTPPRPAGTRSPGRPASATRQEVVALARRAFLAGERVDVQAIAAELGLSRASIYRWFGSRDGLLGAMLVQEYEQMIAKADAKCRARGGRRILDVLDRVARWEAVNEPFRRYFENEPMSGLRILTASDGPVQPRAVAAVAELISRVETEDGYQPPLERDLLAYTLVRIGEAFLYTDTAAGIRNDVDRLREVYSVLVGLVPPTSG from the coding sequence ATGACCACTCCCCCACGCCCCGCGGGCACCCGATCCCCGGGCAGGCCCGCGTCGGCGACCCGCCAGGAGGTCGTCGCGCTCGCCCGGCGCGCCTTCCTGGCCGGCGAACGGGTGGACGTGCAGGCGATCGCGGCCGAACTCGGCCTCAGCCGCGCCTCGATCTACCGCTGGTTCGGCTCCCGCGACGGCCTGCTCGGCGCGATGCTGGTCCAGGAGTACGAGCAGATGATCGCCAAAGCCGACGCCAAGTGCCGGGCGCGCGGCGGACGCCGGATCCTCGACGTGCTCGACCGCGTGGCCCGCTGGGAGGCGGTGAACGAACCGTTCCGCCGGTACTTCGAGAACGAGCCGATGTCGGGACTGCGGATCCTCACCGCCAGCGACGGGCCGGTGCAGCCGCGGGCCGTCGCCGCCGTCGCCGAACTCATCAGCCGGGTCGAGACCGAGGACGGGTATCAGCCGCCGCTCGAACGCGACCTGCTGGCCTACACCCTGGTGCGCATCGGCGAGGCGTTCCTCTACACCGACACCGCCGCGGGCATCCGCAACGACGTGGACCGGCTGCGCGAGGTGTATTCGGTGCTGGTGGGGCTGGTTCCGCCGACCTCCGGCTGA
- a CDS encoding LUD domain-containing protein translates to MRTARTPEGGAVSSDEQLLRRVRDLLVELPDDERVVPVRRGRHAAIDPADRAGLVSDFLARLARDGARGRRVAEEEVAAALDDALRTLGATAVMVPDGLPAALLAPWRNAGHRVVTDSPMSAAEEFDGVDAVVTTCAAAVADSGALVLDGGPGQMRRAARLDVAWHVCLVRAEQIGPSLPEVVDRLDPRRSITMFGGPGQESAGGAGLVVLVVE, encoded by the coding sequence GTGCGAACCGCGCGCACCCCGGAGGGCGGCGCGGTGAGCTCCGACGAACAGCTGCTGCGCCGGGTCCGCGACCTGCTCGTCGAACTGCCCGACGACGAGCGGGTGGTTCCGGTGCGGCGCGGCAGGCACGCCGCGATCGACCCGGCCGACCGCGCCGGCCTCGTCTCGGACTTCCTCGCCCGCCTCGCGCGCGACGGTGCGCGGGGGCGGCGGGTCGCCGAAGAAGAGGTCGCCGCGGCACTCGACGACGCGCTGCGCACGCTCGGCGCGACCGCGGTGATGGTGCCCGACGGGCTGCCCGCCGCCCTGCTGGCGCCGTGGCGGAACGCGGGCCACCGGGTGGTCACCGACAGTCCGATGTCGGCCGCCGAGGAGTTCGACGGGGTCGACGCGGTCGTGACGACCTGCGCGGCTGCCGTCGCCGACTCCGGAGCGCTGGTGCTCGACGGCGGCCCCGGCCAGATGCGGCGTGCCGCGCGCCTCGACGTCGCGTGGCACGTGTGCCTGGTGCGGGCCGAGCAGATCGGCCCGTCCCTGCCGGAGGTGGTCGACCGGCTCGACCCGCGCCGGTCGATCACGATGTTCGGTGGGCCGGGCCAGGAGTCGGCGGGCGGCGCGGGCCTGGTCGTCCTGGTGGTGGAGTAG
- a CDS encoding uracil-DNA glycosylase codes for MSSGTRPPPVPLAGGAPARARYRSIADLDADIAACRACPRLVRWRELVAETKRAAFRDETYWGRPVPGFGPDDARLLLVGLAPAAHGGNRTGRMFTGDRSGDVLFAALHAVGLANQPTAVHPGDGLRLLGARVTAPVHCAPPDNKPTVAERDRCRGWLDVELGLLAPTVRAIVVLGGFGWQALLPALAEAGWAVPRPRPKFGHGVRVRLEPAAADRAPLELFGCYHVSQQNTFTGRLTPAMLEAVLAEAADAAGLRTTS; via the coding sequence ATGTCCTCCGGTACGCGACCGCCGCCCGTTCCCCTCGCCGGTGGTGCGCCGGCGCGCGCCCGCTACCGCAGCATCGCCGACCTCGACGCCGACATCGCCGCCTGCCGCGCCTGCCCTCGGCTGGTGCGGTGGCGCGAACTCGTCGCCGAGACCAAGCGCGCGGCGTTCCGCGACGAGACGTACTGGGGCCGCCCGGTGCCCGGCTTCGGTCCCGACGACGCCCGGCTGCTGCTCGTGGGACTCGCGCCCGCCGCGCACGGCGGCAACCGGACCGGGCGGATGTTCACCGGTGACCGCAGCGGTGACGTCCTCTTCGCCGCCCTGCACGCGGTCGGCCTGGCCAATCAGCCCACCGCGGTGCATCCCGGCGACGGGCTGCGCCTGCTCGGCGCGCGGGTGACCGCCCCGGTGCACTGCGCCCCGCCGGACAACAAACCCACGGTGGCCGAACGCGATCGGTGCCGCGGCTGGCTCGACGTCGAGCTCGGGTTGCTCGCGCCGACCGTGCGCGCCATCGTGGTACTCGGCGGCTTCGGCTGGCAGGCGCTGCTGCCCGCGCTGGCCGAGGCGGGGTGGGCGGTGCCACGGCCGCGGCCGAAGTTCGGGCACGGGGTGCGGGTGCGGCTGGAACCGGCCGCCGCGGACCGCGCGCCGCTCGAGCTGTTCGGCTGCTACCACGTCAGCCAGCAGAACACCTTCACCGGCAGGCTGACCCCGGCGATGCTCGAAGCCGTGCTGGCCGAAGCCGCCGACGCCGCCGGACTGCGGACCACGTCGTGA
- a CDS encoding proline dehydrogenase family protein — protein sequence MSGFTRLLRPALLAAAASPRVERTVTSLRATRALVDRFVAGTTEADALGTVEALLASGRWITVDHLGEHTTDLARARDTVAHYRRLLAALAELPAAGAPGTVRPLEVSVKLSALGQALPGDGAAIALDHAREICTAASAAGIGVTVDAEDHTTTDATLAVVRELRADFPGVGTVLQAYLRRTEGDCREFAGPGSRIRLCKGAYREPASVAFQRAAEVDDSYRRCLRILMSGRGYPMVASHDPAMLAEADRLAAETGRGPDDFEYQMLYGIRDAEQRRLADAGHRMRVYVPYGDQWYGYFMRRLAERPANLAFFLRAAASRDRA from the coding sequence ATGAGCGGTTTCACCCGATTGCTCCGCCCCGCCCTGCTCGCCGCGGCCGCCTCGCCCCGCGTCGAGCGCACCGTCACGTCGCTGCGCGCGACCCGGGCGCTGGTGGACCGCTTCGTGGCGGGCACCACCGAGGCCGACGCGCTCGGCACCGTCGAGGCGCTGCTGGCCTCCGGCCGCTGGATCACCGTCGACCATCTCGGTGAACACACCACCGACCTGGCGCGGGCCCGCGACACCGTCGCCCACTACCGCCGCCTGCTCGCGGCCCTCGCCGAACTGCCCGCCGCCGGTGCGCCGGGAACGGTCCGCCCGCTCGAGGTCTCGGTCAAGCTCTCCGCACTCGGCCAGGCCCTGCCCGGCGACGGTGCGGCGATCGCGCTCGACCACGCCCGCGAGATCTGCACCGCCGCGTCCGCGGCCGGGATCGGCGTCACGGTGGACGCCGAGGACCACACCACCACCGACGCCACCCTCGCCGTCGTGCGCGAGCTGCGAGCGGACTTCCCGGGCGTCGGCACCGTCCTGCAGGCCTATCTGCGCCGCACCGAGGGCGATTGCCGAGAATTCGCCGGGCCGGGATCACGGATCCGGTTGTGCAAGGGCGCCTATCGCGAACCCGCATCGGTGGCCTTCCAACGCGCCGCCGAGGTGGACGATTCCTACCGCCGGTGCTTGCGCATCCTCATGTCCGGCCGGGGTTACCCGATGGTCGCCAGCCACGATCCCGCGATGCTGGCCGAGGCCGATCGCCTGGCCGCCGAAACCGGACGGGGCCCGGACGATTTCGAGTATCAGATGCTGTACGGCATCCGCGACGCCGAACAGCGCCGCCTCGCCGACGCGGGCCACCGCATGCGGGTCTACGTGCCCTACGGCGACCAGTGGTACGGCTATTTCATGCGCCGCCTCGCCGAACGCCCCGCGAATCTGGCCTTCTTCCTCCGCGCCGCCGCCTCCCGCGACCGCGCCTGA
- a CDS encoding GTP-binding protein, translated as MGSVLSRPDRVVEYVPETVTRSVKLLVAGNFGVGKTTFVSSVSEIKPLRTEETITEASIGVDDMAGLPGKTQTTVAMDFGRITLNPTLALYLFGTPGQQRFVPLWEELARGALGALVLVDTRRIEKSDEVLSVLEERGVPYSVAVNQFDDGRVYPLDEVRDALDLSPETPLTNLDARHRGTCLQSLITLVEYLFHRVESRV; from the coding sequence ATGGGCTCCGTGCTCTCCCGGCCTGACCGTGTCGTCGAGTATGTGCCGGAGACGGTGACCCGATCGGTGAAGCTGTTGGTGGCGGGTAATTTCGGCGTCGGCAAGACGACCTTCGTCAGCAGCGTCTCCGAGATCAAGCCGCTGCGTACCGAGGAGACCATCACCGAGGCCAGCATCGGGGTGGACGACATGGCGGGTCTGCCGGGCAAGACGCAGACCACGGTCGCGATGGACTTCGGGCGCATCACCCTGAATCCCACGCTGGCGCTGTACCTGTTCGGCACGCCCGGCCAGCAGCGGTTCGTGCCGCTGTGGGAGGAGCTGGCCCGGGGCGCGCTCGGCGCGCTGGTGCTGGTCGACACCCGCCGGATCGAGAAGTCCGACGAGGTGCTCTCGGTGCTCGAGGAGCGCGGGGTGCCGTATTCGGTGGCGGTCAACCAGTTCGACGACGGCCGGGTCTATCCGCTCGACGAGGTGCGCGACGCGCTCGACCTCTCGCCGGAGACCCCGCTGACGAACCTGGACGCCCGCCACCGCGGCACCTGTCTGCAATCGCTGATCACGCTGGTGGAGTATCTGTTCCACCGCGTGGAGTCGCGCGTCTGA
- a CDS encoding DUF742 domain-containing protein, producing the protein MSRHRRDPDLVRAYVRTGGRSRPTRDLDLVTLVVAASDPPTGASPDARRVMNLCSRRGALSIAEIAAYLDMPPSVVKIVVSDLLDGGNLSTPTPAQMLPEISLLEEVLNGLRALPA; encoded by the coding sequence ATGAGCAGGCACCGCCGCGACCCCGACCTCGTTCGGGCCTATGTGCGCACGGGCGGTCGATCCCGACCCACCCGCGACCTGGATCTGGTGACCCTGGTCGTGGCCGCGTCGGATCCGCCCACCGGCGCGAGTCCCGACGCGCGCCGGGTGATGAATCTGTGCAGCCGCCGCGGCGCCCTGTCCATCGCGGAAATAGCCGCCTACCTGGACATGCCGCCGTCCGTGGTGAAGATCGTGGTCTCGGATCTGCTCGACGGCGGCAATCTCAGCACACCGACTCCGGCCCAGATGTTGCCGGAGATCTCCCTGTTGGAGGAGGTACTCAATGGGCTCCGTGCTCTCCCGGCCTGA
- a CDS encoding roadblock/LC7 domain-containing protein, translating to MGTTNTAVTDSSNRLGWLLEDLSIPGVRFAVLLSDDGLRIAHSSGIARDDAERFAAAASGLRSLGKALGEFCGGPESGVRQNMTEYDDGMIFITAAGEGALLGVSTTTEIDVSLIAHRMNELAGRVGHELGSMPRQRTDSDLS from the coding sequence ATGGGCACAACGAATACGGCCGTGACCGACAGCAGCAACAGGCTGGGCTGGTTACTCGAGGATCTGAGCATTCCCGGTGTGCGTTTCGCGGTGCTGCTGTCCGACGACGGCCTGCGCATCGCGCACTCCTCGGGGATCGCCCGTGACGACGCCGAGCGGTTCGCCGCGGCGGCGTCGGGTCTGCGCTCGCTGGGCAAGGCCCTGGGCGAGTTCTGCGGCGGCCCGGAGAGCGGTGTCCGGCAGAACATGACCGAGTACGACGACGGGATGATCTTCATCACTGCCGCGGGCGAGGGCGCGCTGCTCGGCGTGTCGACCACCACCGAGATCGATGTCAGCCTGATCGCGCATCGGATGAACGAGCTCGCGGGCCGCGTCGGGCACGAGCTCGGCAGCATGCCGCGGCAGAGGACAGACAGCGACCTGTCATGA
- a CDS encoding ATP-binding protein, protein MNLDIAVVLPWILAPVLVLAVAVYASVAIRKERARVEELTREQGARDEALERFASQTVPALTEAIRRHDAPNVTVEVPVALQNSRFAQVLNWTGERYVDGLRMVQAETADRVGAEAEARTRQAVEAAEEAVRASAREATSGAVRSFGTSVVSLGADVSQVVSAALRAHRDDEVYATLTRIDHTVQQMIRQAQSYVIVCGGLPGRRWPAQTLTDVVGGATGRVRDYLRVRANQSDRVVISRAVEPLVHTLATLLDNALRYSPPTSFVDVTFQEGHHGVTVIVDDAGVRMNSEQMEEARQVLAGERSVDIHQLGPSPKVGFPGIAALARRYGFTVYIDGPNAYGGMRAMVYIPEALLQPQKASESGEDVVEEPAPAREPVAVAAARTDEGEEKQFAVHEITQGGLPKRRRRAVAPAIGARPRRTGTEATPGRPDIAAAWHAGSKSGRAAATEHTEGTTP, encoded by the coding sequence ATGAATTTGGATATCGCCGTAGTACTTCCGTGGATTCTCGCCCCCGTCCTGGTCCTGGCGGTGGCCGTGTACGCCTCGGTCGCGATCCGCAAGGAGCGTGCCCGCGTCGAGGAACTCACCCGTGAGCAGGGTGCGCGCGACGAGGCGCTGGAGCGATTCGCCTCGCAGACCGTGCCCGCGCTCACCGAGGCGATCCGGCGCCACGACGCGCCGAACGTCACCGTCGAAGTGCCTGTCGCGCTACAGAACTCGCGCTTCGCTCAGGTGCTGAACTGGACCGGGGAGCGGTACGTCGACGGCCTGCGCATGGTGCAGGCCGAGACCGCCGACCGGGTGGGCGCGGAGGCCGAGGCCCGCACCAGGCAGGCCGTGGAAGCGGCCGAGGAGGCCGTTCGTGCCTCCGCGCGGGAAGCGACCAGTGGCGCCGTGCGCTCGTTCGGCACCTCGGTGGTGAGCCTCGGCGCCGACGTCAGCCAGGTGGTCAGCGCCGCGCTGCGCGCGCACCGCGACGACGAGGTGTACGCGACGCTGACCCGCATCGACCACACCGTCCAGCAGATGATCCGCCAGGCGCAGTCCTACGTGATCGTCTGTGGCGGCCTGCCCGGCCGGCGCTGGCCCGCCCAGACGCTGACCGACGTGGTCGGCGGTGCGACCGGCCGCGTGCGCGACTACCTGCGGGTGCGGGCCAACCAGTCCGACCGGGTGGTCATCAGCCGCGCGGTCGAGCCGCTGGTGCACACGCTGGCGACCCTGCTGGACAACGCGCTGCGCTACTCGCCGCCGACCTCCTTCGTGGACGTGACCTTCCAGGAAGGCCACCACGGCGTGACGGTCATCGTGGACGACGCGGGCGTGCGGATGAACTCCGAGCAGATGGAGGAGGCCAGGCAGGTGCTGGCCGGAGAGCGCTCGGTGGACATCCACCAGCTCGGGCCCTCGCCGAAGGTCGGCTTCCCCGGCATCGCCGCGCTGGCCCGCCGCTACGGATTCACCGTCTACATCGACGGTCCCAACGCCTACGGCGGCATGCGCGCGATGGTCTACATCCCGGAGGCGCTGCTGCAGCCGCAGAAGGCGAGCGAGTCGGGCGAGGACGTGGTCGAGGAGCCGGCGCCCGCGCGCGAGCCGGTCGCGGTCGCCGCGGCCCGTACAGACGAAGGGGAGGAGAAGCAGTTCGCCGTGCACGAGATCACCCAGGGCGGACTGCCGAAGCGGCGGCGCAGGGCCGTCGCGCCCGCGATCGGCGCCCGGCCGCGCCGGACCGGCACCGAGGCGACGCCCGGCCGCCCGGATATCGCCGCGGCTTGGCATGCCGGTTCCAAGAGCGGTCGCGCCGCCGCGACCGAACACACGGAAGGGACGACACCTTGA
- a CDS encoding YceI family protein: MTTGIAKGLTAGTWVIDPAHSTVGFSVRHLMVSKVRGRFTDFDGKLVIGADGTASAEAAIRVDSVTTDNEQRDAHLRTADFFHAAEFPEMTFKSTGFRVDGENFVVDGEFTVRGNTKPVSLDVEFLGVNPGMGQGEVAGFEAKTVVSRRDFGLDIDMPLPDGGAVIGDKITLTLEVEVVKQAS; encoded by the coding sequence ATGACCACCGGAATCGCCAAGGGACTGACCGCGGGCACCTGGGTCATCGACCCCGCCCACTCGACCGTCGGCTTCTCGGTCCGGCACCTGATGGTGAGCAAGGTCCGCGGCCGCTTCACCGACTTCGACGGCAAGCTCGTCATCGGTGCGGACGGCACCGCCTCGGCCGAGGCCGCCATCCGCGTCGACTCGGTCACCACCGACAACGAGCAGCGCGACGCGCACCTACGCACCGCCGACTTCTTCCACGCCGCCGAATTCCCGGAGATGACCTTCAAGTCGACCGGCTTCCGCGTCGACGGGGAGAACTTCGTGGTGGACGGCGAATTCACCGTCCGCGGCAACACCAAGCCGGTCTCGCTGGACGTCGAGTTCCTCGGGGTCAACCCGGGCATGGGCCAGGGTGAGGTCGCCGGGTTCGAGGCCAAGACCGTGGTGAGCCGCCGCGACTTCGGGCTCGACATCGACATGCCGCTGCCCGACGGTGGCGCGGTGATCGGCGACAAGATCACGCTGACCCTCGAGGTCGAGGTCGTCAAGCAGGCGAGCTGA
- a CDS encoding FMN reductase, producing the protein MTDTRIAVISAGLSQPSSTRLLADRLAAATARSLTARAREAEVAGPGFTGAGSSDAEFTGAEFTVIELRDHAHDLANNLVTGFPSPALREVTEAVTTASGLIAVTPIFNASYSGLFKTFFDVLEPDSLTGMPVLLGATGGTERHSLALEHALRPMFAYLRSIVVPTAVYAASADWGGGDAGEGLDRRIDRAAGELAELVAGRVGARSADPDPADPYEETVPFEDLLAGRLG; encoded by the coding sequence GTGACCGACACCCGAATCGCGGTGATCTCGGCCGGGCTGTCCCAGCCCTCGTCGACCCGCCTGCTGGCCGACCGGCTCGCCGCGGCCACCGCCCGTTCGCTCACCGCGCGGGCACGCGAGGCGGAGGTCGCCGGGCCGGGGTTCACCGGCGCGGGGTCCAGCGACGCGGAGTTCACCGGCGCGGAGTTCACCGTGATCGAACTGCGCGACCACGCGCACGACCTGGCGAACAACCTGGTCACCGGGTTCCCCTCGCCCGCACTGCGCGAGGTGACCGAGGCGGTGACCACGGCGAGCGGTCTGATCGCGGTGACGCCGATCTTCAACGCCTCCTACAGCGGCCTGTTCAAGACCTTCTTCGACGTACTGGAACCGGACTCGCTGACCGGGATGCCGGTGCTGCTCGGCGCCACCGGCGGCACCGAACGGCATTCGCTGGCGCTCGAGCACGCGCTGCGCCCGATGTTCGCCTACCTGCGCTCGATCGTCGTGCCGACGGCCGTCTACGCGGCCTCGGCCGACTGGGGCGGCGGCGACGCCGGGGAAGGACTGGACCGGCGCATCGATCGCGCGGCCGGGGAACTGGCCGAGCTGGTGGCTGGACGGGTGGGCGCCCGGTCCGCCGATCCCGACCCCGCCGATCCCTACGAGGAAACCGTTCCCTTCGAAGACCTGCTGGCCGGCCGCCTCGGCTGA
- a CDS encoding LLM class flavin-dependent oxidoreductase: MQFGIFSVGDVTTDPTTGRTPTEAERIKAIVRIAQKAEEVGLDVFATGEHHNPPFVPSSPTTMLGYIAGTTERIQLSTATTLITTNDPVKIAEDFAMLQHLADGRVDLMLGRGNTGPVYPWFGKDIRDGIALAIENYHLLHRLWREDVVDWQGKFRTPLQSFTSTPRPLDDVPPFVWHGSIRSPEIAEQAAYYGDGFFANNIFWPKEHFQRLIALYRRRYEHYGHGSADQAIVGLGGQVFMRKNSQDAVREFRPYFDNAPVYGHGPSLEEFTEQTPLTVGSPQQVIDKTLTFREYFGDYQRQLFLMDHAGLPLKTVLEQLDLLGEEVVPVLRKEFAARRPAHVPDAPTHAALVAARRARADEIQSDAAQPDGVQAHEAQADEVQADEQRQEVRS, translated from the coding sequence GTGCAGTTCGGAATCTTCTCCGTCGGTGATGTCACCACGGACCCGACGACCGGTCGGACCCCCACCGAGGCCGAACGCATCAAGGCGATCGTGCGGATCGCGCAGAAGGCCGAGGAGGTCGGACTCGACGTCTTCGCCACCGGCGAGCACCACAACCCGCCGTTCGTGCCGTCCTCGCCGACCACCATGCTCGGCTACATCGCCGGCACCACCGAGCGCATCCAGCTGTCCACCGCGACCACGCTGATCACGACCAACGACCCGGTCAAGATCGCCGAGGACTTCGCGATGCTGCAGCACCTGGCCGACGGCCGGGTGGACCTCATGCTCGGCCGCGGCAACACCGGCCCGGTCTACCCGTGGTTCGGCAAGGACATCCGCGACGGCATCGCGCTCGCCATCGAGAACTACCACCTGCTGCACCGGCTCTGGCGGGAGGACGTGGTGGACTGGCAGGGCAAGTTCCGCACCCCGCTGCAGTCGTTCACCTCGACCCCGCGCCCGCTCGACGACGTGCCGCCCTTCGTCTGGCACGGCTCGATCCGCAGCCCGGAGATCGCCGAGCAGGCCGCCTACTACGGTGACGGCTTCTTCGCCAACAACATCTTCTGGCCGAAGGAGCACTTCCAGCGGTTGATCGCGCTGTACCGGCGCCGCTACGAGCACTACGGGCACGGCTCGGCCGACCAGGCCATCGTCGGCCTGGGCGGGCAGGTGTTCATGCGCAAGAACTCCCAGGACGCGGTCCGCGAGTTCCGGCCGTACTTCGACAACGCGCCGGTCTACGGGCACGGGCCCTCGCTCGAGGAGTTCACCGAGCAGACCCCGCTCACCGTCGGCAGCCCGCAGCAGGTCATCGACAAGACGCTGACCTTCCGGGAGTACTTCGGCGACTACCAGCGCCAGCTGTTCCTGATGGACCATGCCGGCCTGCCGCTGAAGACCGTGCTCGAGCAGCTCGACCTGCTGGGCGAGGAGGTCGTGCCGGTGCTGCGCAAGGAGTTCGCCGCCCGCCGCCCCGCGCACGTGCCCGACGCCCCCACCCACGCCGCGCTGGTCGCCGCCCGCCGGGCGCGGGCCGACGAGATTCAGTCCGACGCTGCTCAGCCCGACGGGGTTCAGGCCCACGAGGCTCAGGCCGACGAGGTTCAGGCCGACGAGCAGAGGCAGGAGGTGCGGTCGTGA
- a CDS encoding type II toxin-antitoxin system Rv0910 family toxin codes for MAKLKVSADVPISPEQAWTHTSDLAGLDKWLTMHEAWRGEVPTELTPGTTLVGVATVKGLRNRVTWTVQTAEPPNRLVLKGSGKGGTKFTLGLLVAPTGTGSQVSVDLELGGAPLFGPIGAGVAKAVRGDIERSLEKFVALYG; via the coding sequence ATGGCAAAGCTGAAGGTCTCCGCCGACGTCCCGATCAGCCCGGAGCAGGCGTGGACGCACACCTCCGACCTGGCCGGCCTGGACAAGTGGCTGACCATGCACGAGGCCTGGCGCGGCGAGGTGCCCACCGAACTGACCCCGGGCACCACACTGGTCGGGGTGGCGACGGTGAAGGGCCTGCGCAACCGCGTCACCTGGACGGTGCAGACCGCCGAACCGCCGAACCGGCTGGTGTTGAAGGGTTCGGGCAAGGGCGGCACCAAATTCACCCTCGGCCTGCTGGTCGCCCCCACGGGCACCGGCTCGCAGGTGAGCGTCGACCTCGAACTGGGCGGCGCGCCGCTGTTCGGTCCGATCGGCGCCGGCGTAGCCAAGGCCGTACGCGGCGACATCGAGCGGTCGCTGGAGAAATTCGTCGCGCTCTACGGCTGA